The sequence below is a genomic window from Pseudomonadota bacterium.
GTGGGACTTGTCTTGCAATAGTCTACCATCCCGGGGGTCGGCGCCTGTGACATGTCGGCTTTCTCCAGACAAGGGATATTGGCTCCAAATTGGCAAACCCATACCTTATGATTCATGCACCTCCACACTATGTTCTGTTGGAACTCTATTGGTGCATCAGCGGACACGATCCCTTGCCGGATTATGCCTTGAATAATAGAATTCGGGATCTTGGCGCCATTGTATCGCTTATCTGGCGTGTCAATGGTCCCTACTGCTGCACAGTATGCAAAGGGGTTATTATATGTTGATTGCCCCGCCTCGATGTTGGAATTGCATTTTCCAGTATAATAATTCCACACATCGCAGATTTTTCCATTTTTGAATGTACAGGTTTCCTGCTCTTTGTCTGTGTTACTGTTACCCTTGACCTTATAATTTCCTCCTGTGATAGCGCAGTACTGAGCTGCAGGGGTGACATAGCCGGTGATTTTGATACCTCCGACCGGACACTCGCCGCGGAACATAGCCCACTCCTCGCATTGCCTGTTATCTTGGAATATGCACACGCCATATTCGCCGCCATCGTTGTGTTTCTTAATTACCAGTGTGCCGCCTTGCCTGATACAGTTTTCAGAAGCAGGATTGGCGATCTGTCCTGCCGGCTTCTGCGCAGGCGCAGGCTGTGGTTCTGTGGTGAAAGCGTAACTAACCATTGTTACAACAAGACAAAGAGCTAACACCAATTTAAAAACTCGATATATTGTGTGAAACATAGCAAACCTCCTTACCCGCTTTTCGTATAAATCATTGTTTCATTTTTATATTGTGTGCAAATATGTCAACAAAATTTTATAGTTTCCTTCATTGCCGCTTCAAAGATGGCATAAATTGCTTATTTGTGAAAAACTCAATTACAGCTATACGTAACAAAACCTGTTTTCCTCTCACTCACGGCACCTTCTTCTTGTAAATATAGCATATGATCATCCACCACATTCAGTCTTATTTGGAGTAACCATTTATTCCCACCTCCTGCCCGACTCCGCTGCATGCCCACCTCATACCAATTCGCCTTCAATCATATAACTTCGTTACCTTGTCGTCACTCTCCTCGACGTACCGGAAAGCACGCCTGCTTCCGGGTACCCGCTCGCGGGTGTTCCTCGTTGCCCGGGTACCCTCTGGGTGCTATCTATAAATCCGAATTGGTATCAATTGCGTTACAGTAGTCCCGCTGCACTTTCAAGGTTCGACACCCTACAATATCGCTGGGTCGTGATGAGGCGGCCATGCCCCGGAAGGTCCTGGATGGTGGAGAGGTATCGGTGTTTAAGAGCTGGGTGGCCATGGTGTGGTGTACGTATACTATGACACGACACCCTGAGTTGGTGAACGGAAGAGATATTTTCCAGTATAATAAATGAAGGGTTACTTTGTTTTCCCTTTTGTCGTTACTTTTCAAGCACAAACTGGTATAAAAATAAAAAGGTCAAAACGATGGCAATGGATGAATTTGATAAAAAAATATTGAATATGATGCAGGAGGAATTTCCTGTGGCCCAAAGACCCTTTGCCGAAGTGGGGAAGCCCCTTGGCCTGGAAGAGAAAGAGGTGATCGAAAGGGTCAGAAGGTTGAAAAACGATGGCTATATAAGAAGGATAGGCCCTATCCTTGAACGAAAGAAACTCAAGTACGTTAGCACTCTTTGCGGGGTTCACGTGGATGAAGGCAAGCTAATGGACTTTGTAGATGAGATCAATAAACACAGCGGCGTTACCCACAACTACGAGAGGGACGGCGATTTGAATATCTGGTTTACCATTGCTGCAAAAACAAGCGATGAAATTGAAGGTTTCCTTTCAGACATGGAGAATAAGTACGCAATCAAAATTTACCGGTTCCCTGAAAAAAAGGTATTCAAGATAAAAACCTATTTCCCGGTGTGAACCATTGTAATGCACGATGTGCGCATACCAGGCGCCGCAGGTTAAAACCGGTGACTACCGGCGGCTGTTAAAATAAGTTTTATAAGGTTGCTAATTATGAATGAAGTATTAAAAAACTCTGAAATCCAAAATCCAAGAAGGGTCTTCCTGGTTGACGGCCATTCTTACCTGTACAGGGCCTTCCATGCCACGCCGTATATGTCCAACTCGAAAGGCATACCAACCAATACTACATATGCCTTTATCAGTATGCTGAAGAAACTCCTGAACGAAGAAAAACCGGACACCCTGATTGTAGTATTCGACTCAAAGGCCCCGTCCTTCCGCGAAGAAATCTCGAAGGCATATAAAGCGCAGAGACCTCCCATGCCGGACAACCTTTCTGTCCAGATTCCATATGTAAAGATGGTCATGGAGGCTATGGGCATACCGGTACTTGAACAGGAGGGGTTTGAGGCCGACGATATTATCGGCACCATAACAGAAAAGTTCAGGGAAGAAAATGCACAGATATATATTGTTACAGGCGATAAAGATATGATGCAGCTCGTATCGGACAGGGTCTTTATCCGTGATACGATGAAAAACCTGTTAATAGGGGAGCAGGAAGTAATAGAAAAATTCGGCGTTAAACCCGCCCTTATGACAGACTTTCTGGCATTATGCGGCGACGCCTCGGACAACATACCGGGCGTACCCGGTGTCGGTGAAAAGACGGCGAAAGAACTCATAGACAGCATAGGGTCAATCGACGAGATTTATGAGCGCCTTGAAGAAGTGAAAAAGGCATCGGTAAAAGAGAAACTTATTGCCGGCAAAGACCTGGCCTATATGAGCAAGGAGCTTGCAACGATCAGGCTGGATGTCCCTATAGGCAAGGAGGTTGAGCATCTGGTTCAAAAGGAAGAGGACTCCAATGCCTTAAGGAGAATTTACCGGGAGCTTGAGTTTACTTCGCTCTATAAGGAGATTGAGGCAAAGAACACAAAGAAAAAGGCATCGCAGGAAATAGAACTTTCCTCCTTAAAAAGAAAACGCGTGGCAATTGTTACAAGTTTTCAGGGTAAAAACCCCTATGACATACATTTGGACGGATTTGCTGCATTTGACAATGAAGGAGTGTACTTCTCCCGGAATGAGGATGAGCTGGTTGACATCATAGGCAGTGCAGAAGAGATCGTAGTCCACAATATCAAACCGATTTTACTCTTTTCATTAAATAAAACCGAAGTTTTAAATCCTTTCACCGTTCACCTTTTACCTTTTACCTTTCACCGCTTTTTCGACACCATGCTCGCATCATATCTGCTCAACCCGCTGAGAAAAGACTATGGGATCGGCGCCATAGTAGAGGAGTATCTCGATGCAGATATATCTCCCGGTGATGCAAGACATACCCTTACAGAAACCGTTCAATATCTCTTTGAGCTGAAAGACATACTGACTGAGAAAATGGAAGGGCTGGGCCTGGCAACCCTCTTTCGTACTGTAGAAATACCCCTTGTAGAAGTTCTTGCCAGTATGGAATATGCCGGAGTAAAAGTCGACCGCAGGATGCTTGCCGAACTTTCAAGGGATTTTGACAAAAGGCTTACCGGCATTATGAAGGAGATTTACAGCCTTTCAGGCGAGCCTTTCAACATTAACTCTCCACAGCAGCTTTCCCGCATCCTTTTTGAAAAGTTACAACTTCTGCCCGGTAAAAAAACAAAGACAGGCTATTCAACGGATATAGAGGTCCTTGAGAAACTCTCTTTGGTTCACCCGCTGCCAAAGGAGATTCTCGAATACAGGACCCTTACCAAACTGAAGGGCACATATGTCGATGTCCTGCCCACCCTTATGAACCCTCATACAGGGAGGATCCACGCCTCTTTTAACCAGATGGTCGTTGCCACAGGGAGATTAAGCAGCAGCGATCCGAACCTCCAGAACATCCCCATACGGGGCGAAGAAGGAAGGAAAATACGTGAGGCTTTTGTACCCGAAGAAGGTTTTGTACTCCTTTCCTCGGATTATTCGCAGATAGAGCTGCGGATTCTTGCCCATATCTCGCAGGATGAGCTTTTGATTGATGCCTTTTTGAAGGATGAAGATATCCATACAAATGTAGCACGGGAGGTTTTCGGGGTACAGGCAGACGAGGTGACACAGGAGATGCGGAGGGCTGCAAAGGTGATAAATTTCGGGATAGTTTACGGCATGAGCGGCTACGGACTTTCGAAAGAGCTTGGCGTACCGCAAAGAGATGCCCAAAATTATATAGACGAGTACTTTGTAAGATATAAGGGCGTAAAAGCCTATATCGAGTCAGTGCTGGAAGAGACAAGATCAAGAGGTTTTGTAAGGACACTCCTTGGAAGGGTTCGTTATATACCGGAGATCAATAATCGTGATGCAACAATACGGCAGCTTGGCGAAAGGGCTGCCATGAATACGCCGATCCAGGGCACGGCAGCGGATATCATCAAAATGGCAATGGTGAATATTCACAGAAGGATCAAAGAAAACAACCTTGCCTCAAGGCTCATTATGCAGATTCACGATGAGCTTGTCTTTGAAGTGAAGCAGGATGAGCTTGCTGATATGGAGAAGATCGTAAGACATGAGATGGAGCATGTAATCAACCTTGCCGTACCCCTGAAGGTATCTCTCGGCAAGGGCAGGAACTGGACGGAAGCCCACGATTAGCCTTATGCTACTCCTTGAAGCGCTCTATGTTGCTTTTCCACGGCTCGTTTTCCTTTTAGGTATCCCCGACTCGCATGGGACTTTTGTCTGGCAGAGGCCGCAGACATTGATTTCAAGATCGAAGTGTGTCTTTGCATATTCGGTGCAAATTCCGTCACAGTAGGTTCTGCATTTCTTCTTATCATGACCTTTTTCCGTAATAGCCCCTACCGGGCATCGGGTCATGCAAAGTCCACAGGCACCTCCCGTCAGAAAAAGGCAGTATTCCGTATGTTTTTTGTAAGGTATCTTTGTAGGGGGGATGGTAATTTGCGCCACAATTGAGCCGCATCTCATTGCCTTGCCTACAGGCGTGATTAGTCCGTCACAGAGTCCAAAGGTACCAAGTCCCGCGGCATATGCAGCATGTCTTTCAGACCAGGTCGAGGCATAGCCGTATTTCTCGGATAGCTGTTCCGACCAGTGGGACGGGACGCATGGCGCCATAGCCTTGCAGCCGACTTCTCCCAATATCTTTATCAGATGATTCTGAAGCTTCATGTTTACGGGAACGCCGAACTTTTTTCCTCTTGCCCACCGCTCAGAAGGGTAGGTCTTTTCTCTCCTGTTATCCATCTTTGTCTGTTTTATGTGAGGCAATATCCAGCTTATGACAGTCAACTCCTCAGGTTGCGCACCAGCGTCGGGATAGACTTTTTCGAATACCTCCTTTGGAGTTAAGTAAAAGGGGCCGATATCTGCTTTCAATTCCTCAAAGATCGGGTCATCTCCGCTGGCATATCCTACGATGGGCTTGTCAAAAGCCCTGTCGTTGGAACTATTTCCAAGGGTATTTTCAGGGGATTGAATAAAGTCTTCGATTATCCTCCGTATCCATGCTCCTTTGTCGATATGTTGCAGATTATCGTTCATTAGACTACCCTCTTATGAAATATTATTTTTCTACCTGATAACTATTTTTCGATACTCAATAGTACTCTAACGAAATACTCATTCAGTTACTCTGCTATGAATCTTACTCTCTGGTTAATGATAGTAACTCCTTCCCAACCCATAGAAATCTCCTTGAAGTGTCTATGGGTTAATACAAAAGTGTTACCTGTGTCCCCGTTCGGTCATTCATAACTCTTTCTTTTTGAGTCGCAACTTCCATGTTTCCGGTTCTCTGCTTAAGTGCATAACCGCAACGATGAGCAGGGTCTCTTTTCTAACTTGATAGATGACCCCATAAGGAAACCTATTGGTCCTGCAACGGCGAGCACGACTTGACAGTTTAAACCATGCGTCCGGGTACTGAGCTATTCGTTCAAGCGTCCTCTTGATTTCCGCAGCAAACTCATAACCGAGACCTTCGCTCTGTGAATTGAAATAAGATATAGCTTCAGTCAGTTCATATTTGGCAGGTGGGAGAAAAGCAATTTCCATGATTATTTGCTTTTCTCGATTTCGGCGAATACGTTTTTTGCCGGAATTGCGGTCATTTCATTGCGCTCGAATGCATCTATTCGGTCTTCTGCTTCTTGAGCCCATAATGTATCAATGAATTTTCTCGATTGAAACTCAAAACTGGAAAGAAGGTTCTCAACCAACTCGGCCCTTTCCATTGGCGGCAATTCAAGCGCCTCGGCAAGAATGCTCTCAGCATGTTTTGGCATATATCATAACCTCCCAAATGTTAATAACATGATAATAATTTAACATAATCATTAAAAATTCTCTAATGTTTCACATGATTTTTCTTTGGCATAACACACCCATCAACGAGAGGCCGGCTTTATGGCCGATTGGCTGCATGGCATTGTAACCTTTTTTATGTCTTTTAGCTTCATCGTCTCTGTTTCCTGGGGGATTGAATAAAATCTTCGATTACCCTCCGTATCCATGCTCCTTTCTCGATATGTTGCAGATTATCGTTCATTTTACCACCACCCCCTTTTTATGAAATATTATTTTTCCACCCGAGAGATAGGCTCTTTTCCTGCCGATTGGCTCAAGCGACTGGTTTTACCATGTGCTCTTATTATTCATAGTGTGTCCACATCCGAATAATCTTTACAGTTTTCTGATCATCAAGAATCTGATAGACCAGCCGATGCTGTATGTTAATTCTCCGGGAATATGCACCGGAGAGATCGCCCACCAGTTTCTCGAAAGGAGGTGGATTCTGGTAAGGGTCTTTACTAAGGGTATCAAGTAACTTCAAAGCCGCAAGCTTAAAACCCGACTGAGCTATTTTTTTTGCGTCTTTCTGAGCCTGTTTGGTAAAGACCAGTTGCCAACTCACCAGCCCGGCTCCTCGGCGCACTTTTCAACGGGAGTTTTAAGACCTTTCTTGATGGATTCACGCATGCCGGGAATAGAAGTGAGGTAAAGAGTCTCTTCTATTGCCCGCCAGTCTTCCTCCGAGATCAGAACAGCGGAGCTGCGCTTCCCCACAATTTGAACCGGTTCGTGGGTTTCTTTTACTTCGTCGACCAGGTTATATAACCGTCTTCTTGCTTCTGATGCCGATAATATTGTCATTTCTCGTCGCCTCCTTATCGTACTACATATGGTACGTCAGCATCGAGTAAATGTCAAGTCACTTGAGGGCGAACAATTTAATATACGAAGTTCCTCTTTCTTCCAATCAATAGATTTCTCGAAGCTCTGCTGTCGGGAGTTTCATTTACCCCTCTTTCGAAGAAGTTTTTCTATGGATGGGGTAATTTCTCTCACAGTGAGAGAAAAAAGACTACGCGTCCTAAAGCAAGTCCAGTATTAGGTTTGCAGAGATTTCCTGTTTTACACCAACTGTTGGTGTAAATGTTTAGGATACAGTATCCGTAATCGCCCGACACGGTCAATCATTGACTCCCCGTCTTCAATGATACCCCTGTTTCCAGAGTTATTTAATGTTTTAAGATATCCCCCTCGCCACCCAAGCCAGAACAAACTTTGTTTGCCTTGGTGGTAGATCTTCACAGGGCCCTGGTATACCGACATCTTGGGTAATTTGAACAACCGAAAAATTTTCTCCCATATTTACTACGAACTACAAGGTATCCTCCGCATTCCGTTGGACATGGTTCTTTCGTTTGTTTTCCAGTGGGGTTCTCTTCATCCAATTCTAAGTTTCTGATAATTTCTTCAACAGTTGAAGGGCCCTCAAACCGTCTCATGTGTTCTTCCGTATCTTTGTGGCTGAGTATGTTCAGGCTGCCTTCCCAAGCTATGGTGTCATCAATAATCGCTATTTTTTGGTGCATGCTGCGCCGCTCAACGACATTGACACCAATACTGCGTAGTTGGTCGATTACAATATCCGCCTGGTTTGCCATCTCACCAGTCTGCTGATTTCTTGGCCGCGTATAAACCCGGATATCTATACCCCTCCCTTTCATAGCCTTGAAGAAATTCATAAAGGTGCTGCTGCGCCTTACTGTAAGGAAAGGGCTGAGGATCATGAGTCGCTGTTGGATAGTCCGCATGTCCTGAAAGAATTTGGCCCAAAAGTTTCTTTCTGTATACATGTGACCATAGACAGGGTCAGGGTTTCCGCCGGTTGACAGGAGGGCATCAGCCCACCTTTCAAAATCATTTGTGAAGTAGCTGTCCACAAGGTTTTCCGATGCGATTTGTTGTGCATTACCATAGAAGTGCTGGATCATCCTTGATAGGAAAGAATCTGCGTGCAAATCCGAAAGCAGGTGCTTCGTGTGCGCAACCAAATAGAACCGGTACTTGGCCCGCGTGACTGCGACATTCAACAACCACTTTGCATCAGAATCGGGCTTCTTGTCGTCAAGCATGGGTGCAACCCGGGTGCCCGACCCCTCAACAGTATCAAAGATGATTATCGATTCTTCCCCGCCTTGAAAGCGATGAACAGTACTTGTACGTATGCTGTCCAGTATTTCCCAATCCTTTGCTATCTTGTTTATCAAGCGCGCTTGGGCCGCATATGGGGTTATTATCCCAATCTTGCCGTCAGCAGCGTTAGGGATAATCATTCTGGCAAGCGTACAGCAGAGCAAGGCATTATATAGGTTGAACCGTCCGCCCGTGGAAAGCCGACTGCACCACGGGTTCATTGCCCCTGTCTCTATCAGCACAAGTGGTGATTTTGAAACACCGTCATCCAGGCTTCGATTGCTTGTACTCGGATCATCCTTCAGCATGTTTTGATAGAAAAACCTATTTGGAATTGCGGAAATCTCCGGAGCCATCCTGTACTGTGTGTCGAGAAACGTAACCCGGTTATCCCGGATAGCCTCTTTCACCTGGTCAATACCCAGAACATCAAAGAGACTTCGCCCCAGCCACTTTTGGGCCATATCTTCTTCTGCAATGCAGATAGGTGGAAGTTGGAGAAAATCTCCGACAATAGTGATGTATCCACGACATCGGCTGGCCGCCCAGTATAGTTGCGGTAATGGTGCCATACTGGCTTCATCAAGGATGAGCACGTCGAAGGGTGTATCCGGAAATTGTTTTGCCGTAAATGTCTTTGTCAAAGTGGTAGCAATAAGCCTTGCTTCGGAAAGAATCCTTTTCTGGATTTCATCCAGTTGCTGATTTATTTCCGCGAGCCTTGCCAGGATCACATCTTTTCTCAATGTCATTTCTTTCTTCTTGTTTTCCATTTCCGCAAAGGAGACCCTCGCCCGAGCCAAGAGATTGTCGGCTGCTGCTTTCGCCCTTTCAACCTCCTTCTCTTTTATAATCTGCAAATCCTTGAGCATGTGGATGCGGTCGGTTATCTCTTTTGCAAGCCTTTTCTTGGAGTCAATAGCTATACTCGTTTGATCAATCTCTCGCTGAATTCTATGAGGATCGAGACCTTTGAAGAATCTCTTTATCGAGCCCGATGATTGAGCCTCAGTCAATCTTTCCCTGTTTTTTGTCTGCGTTTCTTCCAATCGCCCAAGTTCATTGTTGGTAACAGAAAGCTTGCCCGATAGTCCGGATAGTTCAGATATAAGGGCAGCCAGTTCAGAAGATAGGGTTCTGACAGTCTGAACCACCTGAAGTAGGGTGTCATATTGATCGAGAATGCCCTCAAGCCGAATCTTTTCTTCCTCCAAATCACGCTTTTCCTTCGATAATGACTCGCCGAGTTTTTCTGCAATCTTGTC
It includes:
- a CDS encoding DUF333 domain-containing protein, coding for MFHTIYRVFKLVLALCLVVTMVSYAFTTEPQPAPAQKPAGQIANPASENCIRQGGTLVIKKHNDGGEYGVCIFQDNRQCEEWAMFRGECPVGGIKITGYVTPAAQYCAITGGNYKVKGNSNTDKEQETCTFKNGKICDVWNYYTGKCNSNIEAGQSTYNNPFAYCAAVGTIDTPDKRYNGAKIPNSIIQGIIRQGIVSADAPIEFQQNIVWRCMNHKVWVCQFGANIPCLEKADMSQAPTPGMVDYCKTSPTADNIPAYATGRATAYEWRCRHGKPEVVRQLFKSDPQGYPTVFWYELTL
- a CDS encoding Lrp/AsnC family transcriptional regulator is translated as MAMDEFDKKILNMMQEEFPVAQRPFAEVGKPLGLEEKEVIERVRRLKNDGYIRRIGPILERKKLKYVSTLCGVHVDEGKLMDFVDEINKHSGVTHNYERDGDLNIWFTIAAKTSDEIEGFLSDMENKYAIKIYRFPEKKVFKIKTYFPV
- the polA gene encoding DNA polymerase I; the encoded protein is MNEVLKNSEIQNPRRVFLVDGHSYLYRAFHATPYMSNSKGIPTNTTYAFISMLKKLLNEEKPDTLIVVFDSKAPSFREEISKAYKAQRPPMPDNLSVQIPYVKMVMEAMGIPVLEQEGFEADDIIGTITEKFREENAQIYIVTGDKDMMQLVSDRVFIRDTMKNLLIGEQEVIEKFGVKPALMTDFLALCGDASDNIPGVPGVGEKTAKELIDSIGSIDEIYERLEEVKKASVKEKLIAGKDLAYMSKELATIRLDVPIGKEVEHLVQKEEDSNALRRIYRELEFTSLYKEIEAKNTKKKASQEIELSSLKRKRVAIVTSFQGKNPYDIHLDGFAAFDNEGVYFSRNEDELVDIIGSAEEIVVHNIKPILLFSLNKTEVLNPFTVHLLPFTFHRFFDTMLASYLLNPLRKDYGIGAIVEEYLDADISPGDARHTLTETVQYLFELKDILTEKMEGLGLATLFRTVEIPLVEVLASMEYAGVKVDRRMLAELSRDFDKRLTGIMKEIYSLSGEPFNINSPQQLSRILFEKLQLLPGKKTKTGYSTDIEVLEKLSLVHPLPKEILEYRTLTKLKGTYVDVLPTLMNPHTGRIHASFNQMVVATGRLSSSDPNLQNIPIRGEEGRKIREAFVPEEGFVLLSSDYSQIELRILAHISQDELLIDAFLKDEDIHTNVAREVFGVQADEVTQEMRRAAKVINFGIVYGMSGYGLSKELGVPQRDAQNYIDEYFVRYKGVKAYIESVLEETRSRGFVRTLLGRVRYIPEINNRDATIRQLGERAAMNTPIQGTAADIIKMAMVNIHRRIKENNLASRLIMQIHDELVFEVKQDELADMEKIVRHEMEHVINLAVPLKVSLGKGRNWTEAHD
- a CDS encoding epoxyqueuosine reductase translates to MNDNLQHIDKGAWIRRIIEDFIQSPENTLGNSSNDRAFDKPIVGYASGDDPIFEELKADIGPFYLTPKEVFEKVYPDAGAQPEELTVISWILPHIKQTKMDNRREKTYPSERWARGKKFGVPVNMKLQNHLIKILGEVGCKAMAPCVPSHWSEQLSEKYGYASTWSERHAAYAAGLGTFGLCDGLITPVGKAMRCGSIVAQITIPPTKIPYKKHTEYCLFLTGGACGLCMTRCPVGAITEKGHDKKKCRTYCDGICTEYAKTHFDLEINVCGLCQTKVPCESGIPKRKTSRGKAT
- a CDS encoding type II toxin-antitoxin system RelE/ParE family toxin; the encoded protein is MEIAFLPPAKYELTEAISYFNSQSEGLGYEFAAEIKRTLERIAQYPDAWFKLSSRARRCRTNRFPYGVIYQVRKETLLIVAVMHLSREPETWKLRLKKKEL
- a CDS encoding addiction module protein; protein product: MPKHAESILAEALELPPMERAELVENLLSSFEFQSRKFIDTLWAQEAEDRIDAFERNEMTAIPAKNVFAEIEKSK
- a CDS encoding Txe/YoeB family addiction module toxin — protein: MVSWQLVFTKQAQKDAKKIAQSGFKLAALKLLDTLSKDPYQNPPPFEKLVGDLSGAYSRRINIQHRLVYQILDDQKTVKIIRMWTHYE
- a CDS encoding type II toxin-antitoxin system Phd/YefM family antitoxin codes for the protein MTILSASEARRRLYNLVDEVKETHEPVQIVGKRSSAVLISEEDWRAIEETLYLTSIPGMRESIKKGLKTPVEKCAEEPGW
- a CDS encoding AAA domain-containing protein, translated to MWGPPGTGKTTTVAQAIEAHLNAGRRVLLVSHANAAVDEALEDVAEQLRATPFYNEGKLVRLGIPQPSHLEKLTEKFPLVLLDKIAEKLGESLSKEKRDLEEEKIRLEGILDQYDTLLQVVQTVRTLSSELAALISELSGLSGKLSVTNNELGRLEETQTKNRERLTEAQSSGSIKRFFKGLDPHRIQREIDQTSIAIDSKKRLAKEITDRIHMLKDLQIIKEKEVERAKAAADNLLARARVSFAEMENKKKEMTLRKDVILARLAEINQQLDEIQKRILSEARLIATTLTKTFTAKQFPDTPFDVLILDEASMAPLPQLYWAASRCRGYITIVGDFLQLPPICIAEEDMAQKWLGRSLFDVLGIDQVKEAIRDNRVTFLDTQYRMAPEISAIPNRFFYQNMLKDDPSTSNRSLDDGVSKSPLVLIETGAMNPWCSRLSTGGRFNLYNALLCCTLARMIIPNAADGKIGIITPYAAQARLINKIAKDWEILDSIRTSTVHRFQGGEESIIIFDTVEGSGTRVAPMLDDKKPDSDAKWLLNVAVTRAKYRFYLVAHTKHLLSDLHADSFLSRMIQHFYGNAQQIASENLVDSYFTNDFERWADALLSTGGNPDPVYGHMYTERNFWAKFFQDMRTIQQRLMILSPFLTVRRSSTFMNFFKAMKGRGIDIRVYTRPRNQQTGEMANQADIVIDQLRSIGVNVVERRSMHQKIAIIDDTIAWEGSLNILSHKDTEEHMRRFEGPSTVEEIIRNLELDEENPTGKQTKEPCPTECGGYLVVRSKYGRKFFGCSNYPRCRYTRAL